A segment of the Sanyastnella coralliicola genome:
CAAGACATTCGTGCGGGTGACCACGTCACGCTGACCGAAGATGATGTCTCCATTGTCTGCGATGTCTGTGAAGCCCTGCTCGTTAATAGCGTTTTGATGACTGTAGACATAGATAAACTGAAGCTTGTCACTCACACGGTAACGCGGACTAACACGCCAGTTGAAGTTGTACCAGTCCATGTTAGGACGACGAGTGTTCCATGTTCCTATATCCAAGGCTACTTTCCGACGATAGTCAGAAGAAATCCAACCACCGAAGAAGTAGTTTTCCGGACGATTAAAGAACCAACCATCTGTTCTAGGCTCGAAGTAATCAACGTTTCCTACCGGGTCGTAACTGAATTCTAATCCGAAGGCATCAAATGACTTTGTAGAGAAACCGACGTCAGCATAAGCGCTGGCACCGGTAAATGCATTCGGTTGATGCAGGTGGCTGTAGTTCAAATAGAGACTTGACCACATGCGATTGAACCACCAAAATGGCTCGTAAATATTGTAACTCGCCCATGCACCACCCCACACTTCGTTGGCATTCGTCAAGAAGCCTAAGTCATTGTGATCATAGTGTTTGGTCATGATCGAATGATCCGCACCAAAATTGAAGTTTCCGCTGATTTTAGATACCCCTAGGCTGTAACGGTATCCGTCATCGGTATTTTCATCGAAGTTGAACTTCTTGCTGTATGCACCACCTCCGGTAAAGCTCACAGCGTTGTTCTTGTCACGAATATCAAATTCAACGGCCGTTACGTTAGCATCGTAGGTATCCCCAGCGCGCATAACGTTGGTGTTAATGATGGTTGCGTAACTGTTGTTGCCTAAGTTTTGATCGGCAACAAGCACACTGTAATTGGTGAGCGGAGAGATTTCTACCTCGCGTTCTTCGCCTGTTTCGGTATCTCGAAGCGTTGCATTTGTCTCAGCAGCCACCGCATTGAAAACCCCTAGTCCAAGTCCGCTTGGCGTTCTACCAGAAATCTTAGTGGCATTCAGAAGTCTTGTCTCAATGGGAAGATCTACGATTTCTTCCGTCTCTCGTTGTTCGTCATAAACACGTCCGAAGTTGATTGGGAAACCACCCACACGACGTGAATAGAAGAGACCTCCTTTATTGAAGAGTTCGGTTCCTTCGGTGAAGAATTGCCGTTGTTCAGCAAAGAAGACCTCAAAAGGAGAGAGGTTCAAGACACGGTTATCGGATCGAGCTTGTCCAAAGTCAGGGATCAAGGTCATGTCCAATGTGAAGGCATCACTAATCCCATACTTCACATCCATACCTCCATTCAGGCGCGTTCCAACTTCTGTCTCGCCGTCTGCGTTTCGGTTGACTTCAGCGTAACCGATAGCGTAAGGGTAGAAGAAAAGACGAATTGGCGGCTTAATATTTTGAAGATCATTCAGCACACCACTTTGATTGGCTGTTCCGGCAACTGTAGGATCTACGAATTGCCAAAAGCTCTGCTCACGTAGTCGGCGAATGCGACGGAAGAAGTTGATATCCCAGCTTTGATTTTCTTTATCAGGGAATCGAATAGCGCTGTATGGAATCTTGAATTCAGCGATCCATCCGTCAGCTACTTTTTGTGTGTTACACTGCCAAACGGCATTCCAGTTGCTGTCTTCTCCGAAAGCTGAGATCTGAGCATCAAATTGAACCCCATCCGGAGTAACGATGAACTCGAAAGCATTAATACCATCTTGGAAAGTACTGATCCAGAAGCCGAAGAAGTCGGTATTTCCTAAATCATCGCGCTCAGTGAGCTGAGAGAGAATGGAATCTGGATTGTCATACATGTAAGCACCGACATAAATCGACTCATCATCGTACAGGATACGTACTTCTGATTTCGCAGAGGCGGGGTCGCCAGGATTCGGACGGTTTTGGATAAAACCAGTGGCGATTTCAGCATTCTCCCATACAGGTTCATCAAGAAGACCATCAACCTTGATACTTTCCTCTAGTCTGAAAGCAGTCAGGGCTTTCTTCGTGGTTGGTCCTCCCGCAAACGCCTGTATCGAGAAGAAGATACAGATGACAGCGAACAGTCTTGGCATTCAGTTCCGGCTTTGCGGCAAGCTAAATTTTCCCTTCAACTCAGTTTGTTAACGGGCCGTTAATTCCTGTTAATGTACCTGAGGTTTTCTTGTCGAGAAAGCTTGTCACTTTCGTAATTTCGCCGCAAAGTTACGACCATTCCCATGCAACGTCTGATCTTACTCGCAGTTTTTATTTGTTCATTCTTGGCTTGCTCAGACGTTCGTCCGACGGCAATCAACGAAGATGATAGCTCTATCAGTCTGATGTTCTACAACGTAGAGAACCTTTTCGATACCGTTGATGACCCAGATACATACGATGAAGAATTCACGCCAACAGGTTCTAAAGAGTGGACGGAAGAGCGTTACCAACATAAGTTGAGTCAGCTTGGTAAGGTTATCGCTAGCGCGGATTCGCACATGCCTGATATCCTCGGGTTATGTGAGGTAGAGAACGCTACGGTAGTTCAAGACTTAATTGAATCTGCCTGGTTCAAAAAAGCAGGCTATGATTTCCTTCACGTTGATTCTCCTGATGGAAGAGGTATCGACGTCGCACTGATCTACAATCCAGACCGAATTGAGTTGAGCCTGGCAAGCACGATTCAGTCGAAGCTACCTGTGGGTGATCGTCCGAACACGCGATTGGTCATGCACGCTGAAGGTGAGTTTGAAGGGAAGGCACTGCATGTATTTGTCAACCATTGGCCTTCGCGTCACGGAGGGCAAGAGCATTCGGAGCCAAACCGACTCACGGTCGCTTACAATGTGCGACAGAAAATTGATGAGATTTTGGAAAAGGACCCTGAAGCCCAGATCGTTATGATGGGAGATTTCAACGATCACCCGAACAATAAAAGCCTCATGGAGGTGCTAAGTGCAGGAAAAAAAGGAGACAGAAAACTACTCGTGAATCTCATGTGGGAGAAGCACAAGTCTGGACTTGGTTCATACAACTACAAAGGCGATTGGGGTGCGCTTGATCAATTCATCGTTTCACAGAACCTCGTTGATGGCGAAGGAGCTGATGTGGATGAATCAACCGTAGAATTCGTTAAACACGATTGGATGATGTATGTGAACGACAAAGGTGAAGCCTACCCAAGCAGAACCTACGGAGGTAAGAACTACTATGCAGGGTTCTCAGATCACCTTCCGATCTTCATGAAAATCAATCGTTAGTCTCGGCGTCAAGCATACGTCTACCTTCTGCAATCTCTTCTGCAATGTTCGGAGCCGTTGCAGGGTAGTCTAAGTTGAGCTTTTCCATTTCCTGGCGCACGATGGTGGTTACCGCCGCTCTCATATAGTCTTTGTCGTCAGCCGGAATGATGAACCACGGCGCGTGTGGACGAGCAGTCTCATCAATGGCTTCTTCATAGGCATCCATATAAGCGGGCCAGTGGGCTCTTTCTTTGATGTCTCCAAGATTGAATTTCCAGTGCTTATCTGGACGATCCATTCGCTTTAAGAGGCGTTTCTTTTGTTCGTCTTTAGATACGTTCAAGAAGAATTTCAAGATGCGCGTTCCGCTATTCGCAAGGTGTTGTTCCCATTCACGAATCGCTTCGTAACGTCCTTCCCAGAAATCTTTATCGAGTGATTCAACGGTGTCTTTCCCAGGAATTCCCTGGTATACCACATATTCCGGATGAACCTTACATACCAATACCTCTTCATAGTGGCTGCGGTTGAAGAGACCTATCATTCCTTTCGCGGGCAGCTTTTTGGCTACGCGCCAAAGAAAATCGTGAGAGATTTCTTCTGGAGTTGGCTTTTTGAAATTGCTGATCATGCAGCCTTGAGGATTGATTCCACTGAGCAAACGACGAAGTGTTCCATCCTTCCCTGCAGCGTCCATTGCTTGAAAGACAATGAGCAAGGCATGAGAAGAGCTAGCGTAGAGCTTCTCTTGCATTTCAGCCATAGCACGCACATTTTCAGCAATGATAGGAAGCGCTTCTTCTTCCTTCATGCGGTCTTTTGGTTCCGTGTCGTGGTGCTTCAGTTTGAATTTACCTTCACCCTCGTAGCGGT
Coding sequences within it:
- a CDS encoding DUF5916 domain-containing protein codes for the protein MPRLFAVICIFFSIQAFAGGPTTKKALTAFRLEESIKVDGLLDEPVWENAEIATGFIQNRPNPGDPASAKSEVRILYDDESIYVGAYMYDNPDSILSQLTERDDLGNTDFFGFWISTFQDGINAFEFIVTPDGVQFDAQISAFGEDSNWNAVWQCNTQKVADGWIAEFKIPYSAIRFPDKENQSWDINFFRRIRRLREQSFWQFVDPTVAGTANQSGVLNDLQNIKPPIRLFFYPYAIGYAEVNRNADGETEVGTRLNGGMDVKYGISDAFTLDMTLIPDFGQARSDNRVLNLSPFEVFFAEQRQFFTEGTELFNKGGLFYSRRVGGFPINFGRVYDEQRETEEIVDLPIETRLLNATKISGRTPSGLGLGVFNAVAAETNATLRDTETGEEREVEISPLTNYSVLVADQNLGNNSYATIINTNVMRAGDTYDANVTAVEFDIRDKNNAVSFTGGGAYSKKFNFDENTDDGYRYSLGVSKISGNFNFGADHSIMTKHYDHNDLGFLTNANEVWGGAWASYNIYEPFWWFNRMWSSLYLNYSHLHQPNAFTGASAYADVGFSTKSFDAFGLEFSYDPVGNVDYFEPRTDGWFFNRPENYFFGGWISSDYRRKVALDIGTWNTRRPNMDWYNFNWRVSPRYRVSDKLQFIYVYSHQNAINEQGFTDIADNGDIIFGQRDVVTRTNVLTMNYIFTNRMGLSFRLRHYWRTVAYDSFMQLGRDGDLHGDIVEWDATSENPQGIQDIGTTRDLSYNAFNIDMIYTWVFSPGSELRIVWKNQIEDADQFIPSSFESNVDRLFELPQGNSISIRLLYFIDYLNFTRKGKFIEN
- a CDS encoding PPK2 family polyphosphate kinase is translated as MELNVEKHRYEGEGKFKLKHHDTEPKDRMKEEEALPIIAENVRAMAEMQEKLYASSSHALLIVFQAMDAAGKDGTLRRLLSGINPQGCMISNFKKPTPEEISHDFLWRVAKKLPAKGMIGLFNRSHYEEVLVCKVHPEYVVYQGIPGKDTVESLDKDFWEGRYEAIREWEQHLANSGTRILKFFLNVSKDEQKKRLLKRMDRPDKHWKFNLGDIKERAHWPAYMDAYEEAIDETARPHAPWFIIPADDKDYMRAAVTTIVRQEMEKLNLDYPATAPNIAEEIAEGRRMLDAETND
- a CDS encoding endonuclease/exonuclease/phosphatase family protein, with protein sequence MQRLILLAVFICSFLACSDVRPTAINEDDSSISLMFYNVENLFDTVDDPDTYDEEFTPTGSKEWTEERYQHKLSQLGKVIASADSHMPDILGLCEVENATVVQDLIESAWFKKAGYDFLHVDSPDGRGIDVALIYNPDRIELSLASTIQSKLPVGDRPNTRLVMHAEGEFEGKALHVFVNHWPSRHGGQEHSEPNRLTVAYNVRQKIDEILEKDPEAQIVMMGDFNDHPNNKSLMEVLSAGKKGDRKLLVNLMWEKHKSGLGSYNYKGDWGALDQFIVSQNLVDGEGADVDESTVEFVKHDWMMYVNDKGEAYPSRTYGGKNYYAGFSDHLPIFMKINR